One region of Qipengyuania sp. SS22 genomic DNA includes:
- the infC gene encoding translation initiation factor IF-3: MQMPVKSGPRYDNMINVPKVRVIDHEGENIGVMFTREAVEQANELGLNLVEVSPNADPPVCKFLDVGKHRYEAQKKANLARKTQKTQEIKEVKMRPNIDTHDYEVKMRNVVKFLENGDKVKCTLRFRGREMAHQQLGMDLLNRVRDDVEEIAKVEAFPRLEGRQMIMVLAPK; encoded by the coding sequence ATGCAAATGCCCGTGAAAAGCGGCCCGCGCTACGATAACATGATCAATGTGCCGAAAGTCCGCGTGATCGATCACGAAGGCGAAAACATCGGCGTTATGTTCACCCGCGAAGCGGTCGAGCAGGCCAATGAACTTGGTCTCAACCTCGTCGAAGTGTCCCCCAATGCGGACCCGCCGGTGTGCAAGTTCCTCGATGTCGGCAAGCACCGCTACGAAGCGCAGAAAAAAGCCAACCTCGCCCGCAAGACGCAGAAGACCCAGGAAATCAAAGAGGTCAAGATGCGCCCGAACATCGACACCCACGATTACGAGGTGAAGATGCGCAATGTCGTCAAGTTCCTCGAGAACGGCGACAAGGTGAAATGCACGCTGCGGTTCCGCGGCCGCGAAATGGCGCACCAGCAGCTCGGCATGGATCTCCTCAACCGCGTCCGCGACGATGTCGAGGAAATCGCCAAGGTCGAAGCCTTCCCGCGCCTCGAAGGGCGTCAGATGATCATGGTGCTCGCGCCCAAGTAA
- the pdeM gene encoding ligase-associated DNA damage response endonuclease PdeM — MVPLSFAGEEWLLTEGRALYWPRERALLVADLHLEKGSFFARHGQLIPPYDSRETLERVALAIRETGARRVITLGDNFHDSAGSTRLEEHAAGMLHALTRTVDWVWITGNHDPAMEARCGGTLAEELELGGLILRHRAKAGEIRPELSGHYHPRLQLKVRQRHIRRPCAVISANDGPGRKPGGRMILPAFGAFTGGMDAADPAILEALQPAQRIDAVVPAKGQLARFNLWNRAA; from the coding sequence ATGGTTCCCCTTTCGTTCGCAGGCGAGGAATGGCTCCTCACCGAAGGCCGCGCGCTGTACTGGCCGCGCGAGCGCGCGCTGCTGGTGGCCGACCTGCATCTGGAAAAAGGCAGTTTCTTCGCGCGGCACGGGCAGCTGATCCCGCCCTATGACAGCCGCGAAACGCTGGAACGCGTGGCGCTGGCGATCCGCGAAACGGGCGCGCGCCGGGTCATCACGCTGGGCGACAATTTCCACGATTCGGCCGGCTCGACCCGGCTTGAAGAGCACGCCGCGGGGATGCTTCACGCGCTGACCCGCACGGTCGACTGGGTCTGGATCACCGGCAATCACGATCCCGCAATGGAAGCGCGCTGCGGCGGCACGCTGGCGGAAGAACTCGAGCTCGGCGGGCTGATCCTGCGCCACCGCGCCAAGGCGGGCGAAATCCGCCCCGAACTGTCGGGCCATTACCATCCGCGCCTCCAGCTCAAGGTGCGCCAGCGCCATATCCGCCGTCCTTGTGCGGTGATCAGTGCGAACGACGGCCCCGGCCGCAAGCCGGGCGGACGCATGATCCTGCCCGCATTCGGCGCTTTTACCGGGGGAATGGATGCCGCCGATCCGGCGATCTTGGAAGCGCTCCAGCCAGCGCAGCGGATCGATGCGGTGGTCCCGGCCAAGGGCCAGCTGGCGCGCTTCAACCTGTGGAACCGCGCTGCCTGA
- the hemF gene encoding oxygen-dependent coproporphyrinogen oxidase, producing the protein MTDWTQQTETARAWFESLRDRICTEFEAIEREAGSDAGFQYDSWSREEENNADPGGGTRGLMKGKVFEKVGVNVSTVRGNFAQEFAATINGASADSPGFTATGISLVAHMANPHVPAVHMNTRFLTTGKAWFGGGADLNPPIPYAEDTDEFHACFRAACAAHNPTYYERFKKWADDYFYIPHRGVHRGVGGIFYDHLECEDPAIDEGAAFDRNLAFTKDVGEAFLDIFPKLVRRRMESDFTDADKLTQLEWRGRYAEFNLVYDRGTLFGLKTGGNIDAILMSLPPEAVWS; encoded by the coding sequence ATGACCGACTGGACCCAGCAGACCGAGACCGCCCGCGCCTGGTTCGAAAGCCTGCGCGACCGCATCTGCACCGAATTCGAAGCCATCGAGCGCGAAGCGGGCAGCGATGCCGGCTTCCAGTACGACAGCTGGAGCCGCGAAGAGGAAAACAATGCCGATCCCGGCGGCGGGACGCGCGGCTTGATGAAGGGCAAGGTGTTCGAAAAGGTCGGCGTCAACGTCTCGACCGTGCGCGGCAATTTCGCGCAGGAATTCGCCGCCACGATCAATGGCGCCAGCGCGGACAGCCCGGGCTTCACCGCCACCGGCATCAGCCTGGTCGCGCATATGGCCAATCCGCATGTGCCCGCAGTGCATATGAACACGCGCTTCCTGACTACCGGCAAGGCGTGGTTCGGCGGCGGGGCGGATCTCAATCCGCCGATCCCCTATGCCGAGGACACGGACGAATTCCACGCCTGTTTCCGCGCGGCCTGTGCGGCGCACAACCCGACCTATTACGAACGATTCAAGAAGTGGGCCGACGACTATTTCTACATCCCCCACCGCGGCGTGCACCGCGGCGTGGGCGGGATATTCTACGACCACCTCGAATGTGAAGATCCTGCTATCGACGAAGGGGCCGCGTTCGACCGTAATCTCGCTTTCACCAAGGATGTGGGCGAGGCTTTTCTCGATATCTTCCCCAAGCTGGTGCGCCGGCGGATGGAGAGCGATTTCACTGATGCCGACAAGCTGACCCAGCTCGAATGGCGCGGGCGCTATGCCGAGTTCAATCTCGTCTATGACCGCGGCACGCTGTTCGGCCTCAAGACCGGCGGCAATATCGACGCGATTCTGATGAGCCTGCCCCCCGAAGCGGTGTGGAGCTGA
- a CDS encoding M1 family metallopeptidase: MRKFAAPLALLLASTACTTMEAAPAPVAAAADRMVSPILTSPEAVDTLTHAQPQVARVTHVALDLDLDFDAKRVGGTAQLTVLAAPGAEEIVLDTNGLEIAQVTDGQGRALSYAVGEAVAEGGKGAPLTIRLDGAETLRIAYRAPADASALQWLSPEQTKGGEHPFLFSQGQAILNRSWIPTQDSPGIRQTWEARITAPEPLDVVMSGVRQGEPEDLGDGRRAFTFVMDKPVPPYLIALAAGDIDFRAIGPRTGVWAEPATLDRAWREVNDTEEMVVAAEELYGEYRWGRYDMIVLPPAFPYGGMENPVMTFLTPTFIAGDRSNNGLVAHELAHSWSGNLVTNAVWGDSWLNEGVTTYFENRIVEAVYGKQRAEQEAALMFANIQETLAEVGADAPGTALSTDGGYQLGSAIAYDKGAFFLRTVESVVGRERFDAWLRQWFDNHAFQPATSELFLADMMENLVQGEAEADRLQLREWIFEPGLPANVARPDPAAFAAVDAAVSAYAAEGTIPDGYAQWSSAERQRFLDNIPKQRTAEQLAALNKALGLSGTGNNEELFLWLELALANRYEPAVPQAEEFLAEVGRAKFVRPLFRVLWDQDEWGRPIAQRIYAETRGRYHAVTRGGVDRILGTEG; encoded by the coding sequence ATGCGTAAATTCGCCGCCCCGCTCGCCCTATTGCTCGCCAGCACCGCCTGTACCACGATGGAAGCGGCGCCCGCGCCGGTGGCTGCGGCAGCGGACCGTATGGTTTCGCCGATCCTGACCTCGCCCGAGGCAGTCGATACACTGACCCATGCGCAGCCGCAGGTCGCGCGGGTGACGCATGTCGCGCTCGATCTGGACCTCGATTTCGACGCCAAGCGCGTCGGCGGGACGGCGCAGCTGACCGTGTTGGCCGCGCCGGGGGCCGAGGAGATCGTGCTCGACACCAACGGGCTTGAGATCGCGCAGGTCACCGACGGGCAGGGCCGCGCGCTGTCCTATGCGGTGGGCGAGGCAGTAGCCGAAGGCGGCAAGGGCGCGCCGCTGACGATTCGGCTCGACGGGGCGGAGACGCTGCGCATTGCCTATCGCGCGCCCGCCGATGCCAGCGCGCTGCAATGGCTCAGCCCGGAACAGACCAAGGGCGGGGAGCATCCCTTCCTCTTCAGCCAGGGACAGGCGATCCTCAACCGCAGCTGGATCCCGACGCAGGACAGCCCCGGCATCCGCCAGACGTGGGAAGCGCGGATCACCGCACCCGAGCCGCTCGATGTGGTAATGAGCGGCGTGCGCCAAGGCGAGCCCGAAGATCTGGGCGATGGTCGCCGTGCGTTCACCTTCGTGATGGACAAGCCGGTGCCGCCCTATCTCATCGCGCTGGCGGCGGGCGATATCGATTTCCGCGCGATCGGTCCGCGCACCGGCGTCTGGGCCGAACCCGCCACGCTCGACCGGGCATGGCGCGAAGTGAACGACACCGAGGAAATGGTCGTCGCGGCGGAGGAGCTCTACGGTGAATACCGCTGGGGCCGCTACGACATGATCGTGCTGCCGCCCGCCTTCCCCTATGGCGGGATGGAAAACCCGGTGATGACCTTCCTCACCCCGACATTCATCGCGGGCGACCGGTCGAACAACGGCCTCGTCGCGCACGAACTGGCGCATAGCTGGTCGGGCAATCTCGTCACCAACGCCGTATGGGGAGACAGCTGGCTCAACGAGGGCGTGACCACCTATTTCGAGAACCGCATCGTCGAGGCGGTCTATGGCAAGCAGCGCGCCGAGCAGGAAGCCGCGCTGATGTTTGCCAATATCCAGGAAACGCTGGCCGAAGTGGGCGCGGATGCCCCCGGTACCGCGCTCAGCACCGATGGCGGCTACCAGCTCGGCAGCGCGATCGCTTACGACAAGGGCGCGTTCTTCCTGCGCACGGTAGAAAGCGTGGTCGGCCGCGAGCGTTTCGATGCCTGGCTGCGCCAGTGGTTCGACAATCACGCGTTTCAGCCCGCTACCAGCGAGCTGTTCCTCGCGGACATGATGGAAAACCTGGTGCAGGGCGAGGCCGAGGCCGACCGGCTGCAACTCCGCGAATGGATCTTCGAGCCGGGCCTGCCCGCGAATGTCGCGCGGCCCGATCCGGCGGCCTTTGCCGCGGTCGATGCCGCGGTGTCCGCCTATGCCGCCGAGGGCACGATCCCGGACGGCTATGCGCAGTGGAGCAGCGCCGAGCGCCAGCGCTTCCTCGACAACATCCCCAAGCAGCGCACCGCCGAGCAACTGGCCGCGCTAAACAAGGCGCTAGGCCTGTCGGGCACGGGCAATAACGAAGAGCTGTTCCTGTGGCTCGAACTGGCGCTCGCCAACCGCTACGAACCCGCGGTGCCGCAGGCGGAGGAATTCCTCGCCGAGGTCGGCCGCGCGAAATTCGTGCGCCCGCTGTTCCGGGTGCTGTGGGATCAGGACGAATGGGGCCGGCCGATCGCGCAGCGCATCTATGCCGAGACCCGCGGCCGCTACCACGCGGTAACGCGCGGCGGGGTCGACCGCATTCTCGGGACCGAGGGCTAA
- the fumC gene encoding class II fumarate hydratase, with amino-acid sequence MTDTRTETDSIGPIEVPADAYWGAQTQRSLENFPFPAHQRMPIQIVHAQATVKQAAARINRQHGLEAPLADAIERAATAIRAGDYDNQFPLTIFQTGSGTQTNMNVNEVIAGIANEALAGTRGGKEPVHPNDHVNRSQSSNDSFPTALHIATALTSRDALLPALDRLAAALDAKALAFADIVKIGRTHTQDATPLTLGQEFSGYVAQLKSCRVRIEGALENDIRKLAIGGTAVGTGLNAPDGWAADMAGAISDITGFAFEPAPNTFEQLAAKDGLVSFSGALNTLAVALNKIANDIRFLASGPRSGLGELSLPANEPGSSIMPGKVNPTQCEMLTMVAGQVIGNHQAVTVGGMQGHFELNVFMPLIGSNVIRSVELLAIGMEGFAVRCVEGIEANIEQIAALVERSLMLVTALAPEIGYDNAAKIAKHAHQTGQTLKQASLELGLVDEPTFDRLVRPADMV; translated from the coding sequence ATGACCGACACGCGCACCGAAACCGATTCCATCGGTCCCATCGAAGTTCCTGCCGACGCCTACTGGGGCGCGCAGACGCAGCGCAGCCTGGAAAATTTCCCTTTCCCCGCGCACCAGCGCATGCCTATCCAGATCGTCCACGCGCAAGCGACGGTCAAACAGGCTGCCGCGCGGATCAATCGCCAGCACGGGCTGGAGGCACCGCTTGCCGATGCGATCGAGCGCGCCGCCACAGCGATCCGCGCAGGCGATTATGACAACCAGTTTCCACTGACCATCTTCCAGACCGGCAGCGGGACTCAAACCAATATGAACGTCAACGAGGTCATTGCCGGGATCGCCAACGAAGCGCTGGCGGGCACCCGAGGCGGGAAGGAGCCGGTCCATCCCAATGACCATGTAAACCGGTCGCAAAGCTCGAACGACAGCTTTCCCACCGCACTGCATATCGCCACGGCGCTAACGTCGCGCGATGCGCTGTTGCCCGCGCTCGACCGGCTGGCCGCAGCACTCGATGCCAAGGCGCTGGCCTTTGCCGATATCGTCAAGATCGGCCGCACGCATACGCAGGACGCCACCCCGCTGACGCTGGGGCAGGAATTCTCCGGCTATGTCGCGCAGCTGAAAAGCTGCCGGGTGCGGATCGAGGGCGCATTGGAGAACGACATCCGCAAGCTCGCGATCGGCGGCACCGCGGTCGGCACCGGGCTCAATGCGCCGGATGGCTGGGCTGCGGATATGGCTGGCGCGATCAGCGACATCACCGGCTTTGCCTTCGAGCCTGCCCCCAACACCTTCGAACAGCTCGCTGCAAAGGACGGGCTGGTGTCCTTCTCGGGCGCGCTCAACACACTCGCAGTGGCGCTCAACAAGATCGCCAACGATATCCGCTTCCTCGCTTCGGGTCCGCGCTCGGGCCTTGGTGAACTGTCGCTACCCGCAAACGAACCGGGCAGCTCGATCATGCCGGGCAAGGTCAACCCGACCCAATGCGAGATGCTGACCATGGTCGCAGGCCAGGTGATCGGCAATCACCAGGCGGTGACGGTGGGCGGAATGCAGGGCCATTTCGAGCTCAACGTGTTCATGCCGCTGATTGGATCGAACGTGATCCGCTCGGTCGAATTGCTCGCAATCGGGATGGAGGGCTTTGCCGTCCGCTGCGTCGAGGGGATCGAGGCGAACATTGAACAGATCGCCGCGCTGGTCGAACGCTCCTTGATGCTGGTAACGGCATTGGCGCCGGAGATCGGCTACGACAATGCCGCCAAGATCGCCAAGCATGCGCACCAGACCGGCCAGACGCTCAAGCAGGCGAGCCTCGAGCTGGGGCTGGTGGACGAGCCGACCTTCGACCGCCTCGTCCGCCCCGCCGATATGGTGTGA
- a CDS encoding RelA/SpoT family protein produces MLRQYELVERVKEYDPDADEAMLNRAYVYTVQKHGTQTRASGDPYFSHPVEVAGLMTDLKLDQETIATALLHDTVEDTLATIDDIENHFGKDVARLVDGVTKLSKIEQMPENERAAENLRKFLLAMSEDIRVLLVKLGDRLHNMRTLHFIKKPEKRQRIARETMDIYAPLAERIGLYEYMREMQMLAFEQLEPEAYETITQRLNQIRSEDGGQVDAIALDMKHALSEAGVTTEVSGREKHPYSIWRKMAERHVSFEQVTDIMAFRIICEDVADCYRTLGVLHTTWQFLPGKFKDYISTPKNNGYRSLHTSLIYGKSMRVEVQIRTQEMHRVNEFGFAAHWAYKQDDRPDGQVGWLRDLIEIVDASHDPEELLEHTRLAIYQDRIFAFTPKGALFQLPKGATPVDFAFAVHTDLGAQTVGAKINGRHMPLRTQLNNGDVVEIIKSDNADPQLSWLGFVVTGKARASIRRAVRLKERAEVAEIGQKLFDEIALRVPAKIGKKALREALKRLDMEEEEDLYYAIGAAKIEDRAVMEALVPGCTAELENEPDWAKSGRALSIRGLTPGVGFQLAECCHPVPGDRIVGLRKPGEGVEVHTIDCNHLASGIDNDWLDLSWGKRSRGAVGRLRVTLYDRPGTLAEMAGIFAQNHVNVTSLEQTQLDHPFTTYEIDLEVQDVPHLTRILSALRASDSIAQAERV; encoded by the coding sequence ATGCTGCGCCAGTACGAACTCGTAGAACGGGTCAAGGAATACGACCCAGATGCCGACGAGGCGATGCTGAACCGCGCCTATGTCTATACCGTGCAAAAGCACGGCACGCAGACCCGCGCGAGCGGCGATCCCTATTTCAGCCACCCGGTCGAAGTTGCCGGCTTGATGACCGACCTCAAGCTCGACCAGGAAACGATCGCCACCGCGCTACTGCACGATACGGTCGAAGATACGCTGGCGACGATCGACGATATCGAAAACCACTTCGGCAAGGATGTCGCGCGGCTGGTCGACGGGGTGACCAAGCTGTCCAAGATCGAGCAAATGCCCGAGAACGAGCGCGCGGCGGAGAACCTGCGCAAGTTCCTGCTGGCGATGAGCGAGGATATCCGTGTGCTGCTGGTCAAGCTGGGTGACCGGTTGCACAACATGCGCACGCTGCATTTCATCAAGAAACCCGAGAAGCGCCAGCGGATCGCGCGCGAGACGATGGATATCTACGCCCCGCTGGCCGAACGGATCGGGCTGTACGAATATATGCGCGAGATGCAGATGCTCGCCTTCGAGCAGCTCGAGCCCGAGGCTTACGAGACGATCACGCAGCGGCTCAACCAGATCCGCAGCGAGGATGGCGGACAGGTCGATGCGATCGCGCTCGACATGAAACACGCGTTGTCCGAGGCGGGCGTCACCACCGAAGTGTCGGGGCGCGAAAAACATCCCTATTCGATCTGGCGCAAAATGGCCGAACGGCATGTATCGTTCGAGCAGGTCACCGACATCATGGCCTTCCGCATCATCTGCGAGGATGTGGCCGACTGCTATCGCACGCTGGGGGTCCTGCACACGACCTGGCAATTCCTGCCGGGCAAGTTCAAGGACTATATCTCGACGCCGAAGAACAACGGCTATCGGTCGCTGCACACCTCGCTGATCTACGGCAAATCGATGCGTGTCGAAGTGCAGATCCGCACGCAAGAGATGCACCGCGTGAACGAGTTCGGCTTTGCCGCACACTGGGCGTACAAGCAGGACGACCGGCCCGACGGACAGGTCGGCTGGCTGCGCGACCTGATCGAGATCGTCGACGCGAGCCACGATCCCGAAGAATTGCTCGAACATACGCGCCTGGCGATCTACCAGGATCGGATCTTCGCCTTTACCCCCAAGGGCGCGCTGTTCCAGCTGCCCAAGGGCGCGACCCCGGTCGATTTCGCCTTTGCCGTGCACACCGATCTGGGCGCACAGACAGTCGGTGCGAAGATCAACGGGCGGCACATGCCGCTGCGCACCCAGCTCAACAATGGCGACGTGGTCGAGATCATCAAGAGCGACAATGCCGATCCGCAGCTGAGCTGGCTGGGCTTCGTCGTGACCGGCAAGGCACGCGCTTCGATCCGCCGCGCCGTGCGCCTCAAGGAACGCGCCGAAGTGGCGGAAATCGGGCAGAAGCTGTTCGACGAGATCGCGCTGCGTGTGCCCGCCAAGATCGGCAAGAAGGCGCTGCGCGAGGCCTTGAAGCGGCTCGATATGGAAGAGGAGGAAGACCTCTATTACGCCATCGGTGCGGCCAAGATCGAGGATCGCGCCGTCATGGAAGCGCTGGTCCCCGGCTGCACCGCCGAGCTGGAAAACGAGCCCGACTGGGCCAAGAGCGGCAGGGCGCTGTCGATCCGCGGGCTTACCCCGGGGGTCGGCTTCCAGCTGGCCGAATGCTGCCACCCGGTCCCGGGCGACCGGATCGTGGGCCTGCGCAAACCCGGCGAAGGGGTCGAGGTCCATACGATCGACTGCAATCACCTCGCCAGCGGGATCGATAACGACTGGCTCGACCTGTCGTGGGGCAAGCGCTCGCGCGGCGCGGTCGGGCGGCTGCGTGTCACGCTGTACGACCGGCCCGGCACGCTGGCCGAAATGGCGGGCATCTTCGCGCAGAACCACGTCAATGTGACCAGCCTCGAGCAGACCCAGCTCGACCATCCCTTCACCACTTACGAGATCGACCTCGAAGTGCAGGACGTGCCGCACCTGACGCGCATTCTCAGCGCGCTCAGGGCCAGCGATTCGATCGCCCAGGCCGAGCGCGTATGA
- a CDS encoding VOC family protein, whose translation MTGVLGIDHVQLAMPHGGEDRARAFYTLLLGMREVAKPSNLSPAGCWFECGAVQLHLGVDPDFRPARKAHPALLVADLADFRARLSQAGSIVREGKPIAGYHRCFTEDPFGNRIELMQKL comes from the coding sequence ATGACCGGCGTGCTGGGCATCGACCATGTCCAGCTGGCTATGCCGCATGGCGGGGAAGACCGGGCCCGCGCTTTCTACACCCTTCTGCTCGGCATGCGTGAAGTGGCCAAGCCGTCCAACCTTTCCCCCGCCGGATGCTGGTTCGAATGCGGAGCGGTGCAGCTACACCTAGGGGTCGACCCCGATTTCCGCCCGGCGCGCAAGGCGCATCCGGCGTTGCTGGTTGCCGATCTGGCCGATTTTCGCGCCAGGCTTTCGCAAGCGGGGTCAATCGTCAGGGAAGGCAAGCCGATCGCGGGCTATCACCGCTGCTTTACCGAAGACCCTTTCGGCAACCGTATCGAGTTGATGCAGAAGCTCTAG
- a CDS encoding DUF1905 domain-containing protein: MSESVSVTAPLWRWTAKNGVSWFFVTLDGDAGEELSATEAMRRLELGGQRGFRSLKVEACIGKTVWQTSCFPHDEGGWMLPVKAPVRKAEKLAEGDPVAVTLRPV, encoded by the coding sequence TTGAGCGAGAGTGTATCCGTCACCGCGCCGCTGTGGCGGTGGACCGCGAAGAACGGCGTCAGCTGGTTCTTCGTGACCCTGGACGGCGATGCTGGCGAGGAGCTGTCGGCAACCGAAGCGATGCGGCGGCTCGAACTGGGGGGCCAGCGCGGCTTCCGCTCGCTCAAGGTCGAGGCATGCATCGGGAAAACCGTCTGGCAAACATCATGCTTTCCGCACGATGAGGGCGGCTGGATGCTGCCGGTCAAGGCGCCGGTGCGCAAGGCCGAGAAACTCGCCGAGGGTGATCCGGTCGCGGTCACGCTGCGACCTGTCTAG
- a CDS encoding peptidylprolyl isomerase, whose amino-acid sequence MTRSLLPLAALLALGSPVMAQKEAAAPSPGQIVAEAPRDAWVDIAPEDLLVMTLAPATDGSARQVVIQLMPEPFSQGWVENIRTLARAEWYDGITINRVQDNYVVQWGDPNYDNPEAEGEAKPLPEGLRTMPESDYVNSARGAESDEDAIVLWHPKPALSDSYAAIATFSEGWPIGIEIAENTKVVRSFPVHCYGMVGVGRGYSPDTGSGAELYTVIGHAPRHLDRNIALVGRILKGMEHLSSLPRGSGALGFYTAEEAGKRMPIRSVRVASDLPAAQRPAFEYLSTEGETFARYAEARANRRDPFFIHAAGGADICNIPVPVRQMAD is encoded by the coding sequence ATGACCAGATCGCTTCTCCCGCTCGCCGCGCTGCTTGCGCTGGGTTCACCCGTGATGGCGCAGAAAGAGGCAGCCGCGCCGTCCCCGGGCCAGATCGTTGCCGAGGCCCCGCGCGATGCATGGGTCGACATCGCGCCCGAGGACCTGCTGGTGATGACGCTCGCACCGGCAACGGACGGCAGCGCGCGTCAGGTGGTGATCCAGCTGATGCCCGAACCGTTCTCGCAAGGCTGGGTCGAGAACATCCGCACGCTAGCGCGCGCCGAATGGTATGACGGCATCACGATCAACCGCGTGCAGGACAATTACGTCGTCCAATGGGGCGATCCCAATTACGACAATCCCGAGGCTGAGGGCGAGGCTAAACCGCTGCCGGAAGGTCTCCGGACCATGCCAGAAAGCGATTATGTGAACTCGGCCCGTGGGGCAGAATCCGATGAAGACGCGATCGTGCTTTGGCATCCGAAACCGGCTCTCAGTGACAGTTATGCTGCCATCGCAACCTTCTCCGAAGGGTGGCCCATCGGTATCGAGATTGCCGAAAACACCAAAGTTGTGCGCAGCTTTCCCGTCCACTGCTACGGCATGGTCGGCGTTGGACGCGGCTATTCGCCCGACACCGGATCGGGCGCAGAGCTCTACACCGTGATCGGCCATGCACCGCGCCATCTCGACCGCAATATCGCGCTGGTCGGTCGCATCTTGAAAGGGATGGAGCACTTGTCTTCGCTGCCGCGCGGTTCGGGTGCGCTGGGCTTCTACACTGCCGAGGAGGCGGGCAAGCGTATGCCGATCCGTTCGGTCCGCGTCGCCAGCGACCTGCCCGCAGCGCAGCGTCCTGCGTTCGAATATCTGTCCACTGAAGGCGAAACCTTCGCGCGATATGCCGAAGCGCGCGCCAACCGCCGCGACCCGTTCTTCATCCATGCCGCAGGCGGCGCGGATATCTGCAACATTCCGGTGCCCGTGCGCCAGATGGCCGATTGA